In Diadema setosum chromosome 2, eeDiaSeto1, whole genome shotgun sequence, the DNA window tatacaaaaaaaaaatgatgaaaggataGAATCAGGAAAATTATGAAGGTTATGTGCACTAAGGCCATATCCGGCACATCTTATAGACTAGTATCAGACATGGATATGTTAAGATGCGTTTCACTTCGGCTTTAATCAGAATAAACCTCATTCGTTTGCAGTATATACAATTTACACAATACTGAATACACAGCTTGCCATGGCAACTACACTTCGTGTTCTGCAGCACATTTCCATTTTGCTGAGTTTTAATTTTGTCCCTTTATGTCTCTACATATCAAGCATGTATTCTGCGTTTTATCTTGGGAAGTTCCCATGCACTTATCACCGCTTATCTTTATCTAAAATagacacaggaaaaaaaattgcGATAGAAAAACGATATCTTTCAAGTGAAGTTTGATATCTATGGtgacaatgaaaaataatgaattgaaCCAAATCATTTGTGTAGGCAAGAATATTGTTTCAAAAGAATTTTAAGCAACACTCTCCTATACTTATAATGCATTCATCAAAAGTATAACTTGGCACTAGCATTAGGACCTTTGTATGATATACGAGTAAACTCAGTATAAAATAATCGTTACAATGAGCACTGTTCAATTCTTTAGTCTAAGGTGTACTACTTTTCTCATTATTGACTTTCCTACGAACATTTCAGAAACAGACGTGCAAAATAATGACCCGTTTGCTGTTTGAAGGGGTTgtatatttttggttgagaaataacttcaggtttcttacCTTTTTTGGCAGAGATAATGAaaaatcacttatgaaatatgaaagagcatgtaaccccaagaggaattcaacatttatttgatgaagactagctatgaaatggctgaaatatccaaaacaaagcgattctattAGTAGAATCGTTTTCTTTTACTCTATTTTTAGATGTCTAAGCCAttccaaaatcaattttcatctaataaactttgaactcctcttaGAACACcttttagaatggtatgctctgtattatttcgtaagttgtttcttgatatctcgcaaaaagttaaaagctcaatccttatctccaccaatactataccatccctttaagatatcGTAATGGTGATTCTTAAATCAATTAGCATGACCAACATTGTCACTATGCTAACAGCTCACATTTGACAAATGATAATACAGAATGACTTGCCATACATGTTTTGAATGTTCATTAAGTTTGTGCATTATATATTGCCAAGCTTAAGGATTGAACggatttttctctttctctttatttttcgaTCAACCAAACAGTCATTACAACCGCGCTCAAAAGCAATTTCCAATAGCGATTTATAGTTTTTCTCTCTGCATAAACTTGCTTTTCGGAATGTCTTTTAGAATGTTAAGTTATTAATTTCTCATCGTTTTATTGTTAGAACATTGATAACTCGCTTGAACTACTTCATTTGACTGAATgtgtttgcatacatgtactttaattTCTCGGCTTCGTATAGAGAGATAAAAATTTAGCAAAAAGAGGCCATGTCTCAACATGCAATATTATTGATAACATCGTTATTCTTCCAACATCCTTTCAGGTAATATTTACGTCTTCAGAAAAGCAAAAGGGTTTCCAGAGACAGGAATGCAAAAGTAGAGGTTTAGGagaaatgttattttcattgcTATGTTATGAGAAAATGCAACATTCGTAGGAAGCTAGGAAAATCAGAGTcgtgtggattttttttttcagcatgaaTGGTGTTGGATTATTCCTTTCACGTCTACACAGTGCTACAAATACACGCATACACCATAGCACGTATTATACACACTCACTGCCGCACACAATATCACACTTTACGTGTGGCTGGATCTGAGAATGCAATTCGCACTACAGCGGTATAAAGCTCAGACACTCGATAAATTTCTATAAGGGGTATATTTGAACGCTTTGTCAATTGGATTTGCCAGCTGGATACAGACTGCGATGGTTATTgagaagggagagaggggaaaagTATCGACCACGAGCTATATTGGATCCTCAGGCACGACGCGTGATGAGAATAGGAGAACGAAACACACTCATCAATAACAGAATACATgaataaagaaaagataaaaaaaaaaataccgtcacaatgaaaatgcaataaaaaTATCGCGCATTCTTCAGCCAGCTTTTGGAGTGTAACCACAGAATGACGTAAGTGCTGCTCCGTTATTTGAAGACATGTCACGTAGCTGACCATATATATCACTGGAACTGAATCAAAATTATATAGATTTATGCCCCTCTGCATTATTTAGTTGGTGTAGATCACTTTTCAAATTTGGAAAATCCCCTTTATTAGTTACCCAttgctatttcttttttgacGCAAGAGGGCTATTTCGTCAAAATGTATGTGGAAATCAGGCCAAGTACCAAAGTGACAAAAGCGTGCTTAAGAAGAGACAGCCTGAATTTCCACAGTCCTCTAGTACAGACGGCATGTGATTGCTGTtttatagcattttttttttaatctaacaaCCTTCATTATGAAGTCAGTCAAATGTTACTACTCCGCCATGCTAGATGAAACACATATCACTCAAGATTTAAATCATCCTAAATTTGACTCTAACCCTCCTTCTTTGATGGTTGATGGTTAGATATCGCAATCGTTATCGTGACATTTTAGTTATAAGATAATTTCACGGTGTCATCACCTTTCGATAGTATATCATAACTTAAAAGCTATCACAGTCCAAACCATTCTCAGAGtggtaaatcatgaaactctgcaacatatttttttactttttttttacaccacaCAGACTTCAATTTGCCAGCTGTTTGACGATTGTTAGCCTTACAGAATAATATGTCGGCTTAAAGATCTTAAATATGGATGGAAATCTACACCTGAGAGGGAGATCAGTGCGgcaaacaaataatgataaaaatcgCTTTCCCCGCAAAGGTCTAACGGGCTAGTGTTAACAACCCACATTCAAGTTCCCTATAGCTCCGTATCGCAAACTACAACATAGAATGGTCACCCCGCTCATCTAATTTTATCAAATTGTTTAAAACAATTGTCTCATTTTTGCATTTGTCGTGACACTTACATCACATCGCATGGAAACACTGATTCGAGCGAGATGGCAAATGATGACATCACGATTAATGCCGAGACTAATTTCGTTCTTATTAATGCTTCTCAGAATACACATATAGTTGCTTTTGGTATTGTCAATTAAACACACAGTAAATTTGAACAATCTGGTGGTGTTTTGTGGTGCGCACGTGTTACTGCCTACGAAAGCTTAGTTACTCAGAAAGTAACGGAATGACCACACAATTCATTTCAAATGGACATGATTCCTATTTCAAAATGCAGGATCATGTGTTTTCACATGGTGTTTAACGATCACCACAATTACTGACAGATAGTTAGATCTTCTGTTGAACTACGAAATAAACAGCAACTGATTCAGTTGCATCGACTTACCGTGATATTTAGGAAACAAAGAGGTAATCATAAAAACTAAAAAGGACACCttaaattatgctaaaatacaaTTAAGACCTAAGTCTACTCTTTGGACAATATTTTGTTGAACGTCTACAAGTGTCATGAGATATCCAGTAAGCAAACTAAACATTATCCTAAGACTCCTCAGACATACTGAGAATTCTCAGAACTTCACAAATTAAGACCTTtctacaaaaacaaagtgatttctGGCCTCTGTGGTAACAATTATGTCACTGTGTGTGTCCCGATTCTGTAGTCCATGATATACAGCGATTgacttgaattaaaaaaaaaaaaacacgacacAAATTTGTCCTAATCCAGGTATCATTACTAGTTGCCTTCGGAGATCTCGTCAATTTGTCCCGGTATGCGGTTAGCTTCTAACTCTGCAATCTTTGCTCCAGTCGTCCTCGAACTCCCTGTCGTCGTCGTGGTCGTCGTCGTTCTCTCCAAAAATTGGAAGAAATCCTCGGCACCGCCAGGGAAATCGTCCTCATCCTGAGAGCCGCGCCGAAGGATGCAGTTCTTGCAGACATCGGCCATGTGAGTAAGCTCCTGACGAATGTGTCGGTTTAGCATGCCGTAGAGAATCGGGTTAATGACACATGAGGTGTAGGCAAGCCATGTGGTGAGGCGTTCCCAGAGCTCTTGGCGGCGAAAGGCTCCATGAATGACGCCAAATACGTGAAGTATGAAGTACGGTGTCCAGAGGAGAAAAAATGCCCCTACAATCAAGAGAATGGTTTTTGCAGCCTTAAGGTCGCCGCTTTGGGAGGACTCTGAGTGTTTGGATTTGGTTCGTGAGAATCGTTTAATCGAAAAACAGTTATGAGAAGTGGGAGAGGGGACATCTGTTTGCTTTGAGTCTGGCTTAGATCCCTCTCCTCTAGCAGGTCCTCCTGCTGTTCCGGTTTCTCCATGTCTCGATTGACTCACTGTCGGCACATCTCGGCGCGTCGTTGAACCGTAGTTTTCTACGGAAGGCAGAGGACACACCTGACGCGCAGCCTCTCGCGCAATGtgaaatactttgaaatatgtcACTATGACAACCCCTCCTGGTATCACAAAACACAATAAGGCTAATGCAACCACGTAGACAATATGACGAACTGTCCGCTCCCAAACAAACGTGCAGTGTCCACGGTTTGCGTTAAAGGAATACGAATTTAGACCGAGCAAGGGCGGCACCGATAAGATGGCAGACTGGGCCCAGATGTAGACTAAAAGAAGGACCGTCCTTTTGATAGTCATCTTTGCCGCGTAAACCATAGGATGAGCGATGGAGTAATATCGCTCAACGCTAATAACGCTGAGAGTGAGGATGGAGGCTGTGGCAAAGAAAGTATTGCTAAATCCATTGACTTCGCAGTAGGTTTGTCCTAGTCTCCACTCGCCCATACCATACGCTACGATCGAGAACGGAATGACTGTTACCGAGCATAGGAGATCTAGAGTACAGAGGTTGGCAACAAAGAAGTGTGTGAGAGTATGAAGAGCCGGTGTCTTTGCGAGAATGACGAGTACCAGCGTGTTGGCGACGATGGCGGATAGATTGATAGCAACCATGAGCACCATTTCAAAAATTATGGCTATAGCTGGTGTTGAATCG includes these proteins:
- the LOC140246342 gene encoding probable G-protein coupled receptor, whose translation is MDAASLNMSWNRTDLAHDSTPAIAIIFEMVLMVAINLSAIVANTLVLVILAKTPALHTLTHFFVANLCTLDLLCSVTVIPFSIVAYGMGEWRLGQTYCEVNGFSNTFFATASILTLSVISVERYYSIAHPMVYAAKMTIKRTVLLLVYIWAQSAILSVPPLLGLNSYSFNANRGHCTFVWERTVRHIVYVVALALLCFVIPGGVVIVTYFKVFHIAREAARQVCPLPSVENYGSTTRRDVPTVSQSRHGETGTAGGPARGEGSKPDSKQTDVPSPTSHNCFSIKRFSRTKSKHSESSQSGDLKAAKTILLIVGAFFLLWTPYFILHVFGVIHGAFRRQELWERLTTWLAYTSCVINPILYGMLNRHIRQELTHMADVCKNCILRRGSQDEDDFPGGAEDFFQFLERTTTTTTTTGSSRTTGAKIAELEANRIPGQIDEISEGN